In one Nicotiana tomentosiformis chromosome 6, ASM39032v3, whole genome shotgun sequence genomic region, the following are encoded:
- the LOC104114895 gene encoding putative pentatricopeptide repeat-containing protein At1g17630, whose product MLHCRWSRRLTSLPPFFSLSTTSIFNLFHSLPSPNHSHNTQNHLLDFLDHLLQQCSLYNLKQLKQIHAKFIITGSSNSSFIAARLISVYAKFGILNEAQKVFETCPTECFSNLLLWNSILRANVSHGKCEKVVKLYIKMCEFGNLADGFGFPLIIRACGMLGDHNVCSIVHCHVVQMGFRDHLHVGNELMNMYGKIGRIEIAHKVFDRMTVRTQISWNIIVSGFAQNFDCDAAYKTFLRMESEGFEPNSVTWTSLLSSFARCRRHEDTWKLYVLMRKKEVEVTAEALAVVISVCVSDDVIDKCETVHGYVIKGGFENNSIVTNSLLCTYGKSGAVKQAECLFSGLQLKTIVTWNSLVSCYAESGLCNEAYSLFLQLQELNDPTMKPNVISWSAVIGAFAMVERHEESLEIFRSMQVARVLANDVTMSSVLSVCAELSNFRLGMEVHGNSVRFLMDKNSLVGNGLVNMYMKCGSLQKGNIIFEGIGKKDLISWNTMISGFGMHGLGANALETFEQMINAGTKPDEVTFVAVLSACGHAGLVDEGNKVFDQIKKVFGIEPQMEHYACMVDLLGRAGLLQRASEMVQNMPMRPNVCVWGALLNSCRMHKNTEVAEETAAQIFNIESEMTGSYMLLCNLYAGNGRWKDSANVRISAKTQGLKKAPGQSWIEVKKKVYMFLAGQPMDSGMEDVHIMLNILSLHMAKEEFMAQKSSALQCAEEQESYLYLTS is encoded by the coding sequence ATGCTTCACTGCCGTTGGTCAAGGCGTCTCACTTCCCTCCCTCCATTTTTTTCACTTTCCACAACTTCAATTTTCAACCTTTTTCATTCCCTTCCTTCACCCAATCATTCCCACAACACCCAAAATCATCTCCTTGACTTCTTGGACCACCTACTTCAACAATGCAGTCTTTATAATCTTAAACAACTGAAGCAAATCCATGCAAAGTTCATAATTACTGGTTCATCAAACTCTTCTTTTATAGCTGCCAGACTCATATCCGTTTACGCTAAATTTGGGATTCTCAATGAAGCCCAAAAAGTATTTGAAACCTGCCCAACTGAGTGTTTCTCGAATTTGCTGTTATGGAATTCGATCTTGAGGGCTAACGTATCTCATGGAAAATGTGAAAAGGTTGTAAAGCTTTATATTAAAATGTGTGAGTTTGGTAATTTGGCTGATGGGTTTGGTTTTCCGTTAATTATTAGGGCATGTGGTATGTTGGGTGACCATAATGTCTGCAGCATAGTGCATTGTCATGTTGTACAAATGGGTTTTCGAGATCATCTTCACGTTGGAAATGAATTGATGAACATGTATGGGAAGATCGGGCGAATCGAAATTGCACATAAAGTGTTTGATAGAATGACCGTGAGAACTCAAATATCATGGAACATTATTGTTTCGGGTTTTGCGCAGAACTTTGACTGTGATGCTGCATACAAGACGTTTCTGCGAATGGAGTCTGAGGGGTTTGAACCAAATTCTGTCACTTGGACATCGTTGTTATCGAGTTTTGCTAGGTGTAGACGTCATGAGGATACGTGGAAACTTTATGTTCTGATGAGAAAGAAAGAAGTTGAAGTTACTGCTGAGGCACTTGCTGTAGTGATATCAGTTTGTGTTAGTGACGATGTGATTGATAAGTGTGAGACCGTACATGGATATGTTATTAAGGGGGGCTTTGAAAATAATTCTATTGTGACAAACTCATTATTGTGTACGTACGGGAAAAGTGGTGCTGTGAAACAGGCTGAATGTCTGTTCTCTGGTTTGCAATTAAAGACCATAGTGACCTGGAATTCATTAGTATCTTGTTATGCAGAATCAGGTTTATGCAATGAGGCATATTCTTTATTTTTGCAGTTACAAGAGTTAAATGATCCAACGATGAAACCTAACGTCATAAGTTGGAGTGCTGTTATAGGGGCATTTGCTATGGTTGAGAGGCATGAGGAGTCTTTAGAAATCTTTCGAAGTATGCAAGTTGCTAGAGTTTTGGCCAATGATGTTACAATGTCGAGTGTTTTATCAGTCTGTGCAGAGCTTTCAAACTTCCGTCTTGGTATGGAAGTCCATGGTAATTCAGTACGGTTTCTAATGGACAAAAATTCTTTGGTGGGAAATGGGTTGGTTAATATGTACATGAAGTGTGGTAGTCTGCAGAAAGGGAACATAATATTTGAGGGAATAGGAAAAAAGGATTTAATTTCATGGAACACAATGATTTCTGGCTTTGGAATGCATGGACTTGGTGCTAATGCCCTAGAAACATTTGAACAGATGATTAACGCTGGAACTAAGCCAGATGAAGTTACTTTTGTTGCAGTTCTTTCTGCATGTGGCCATGCAGGCCTTGTTGACGAGGGGAATAAAGTTTTCGATCAGATAAAGAAAGTGTTTGGAATTGAACCACAAATGGAGCATTATGCTTGTATGGTAGATCTTCTTGGCCGTGCTGGGCTTTTGCAGCGGGCTAGTGAAATGGTGCAAAACATGCCAATGAGGCCCAATGTCTGTGTCTGGGGAGCACTACTTAACTCTTGTAGAATGCATAAAAACACAGAAGTTGCAGAAGAAACCGCTGCTCAGATTTTCAACATTGAGTCCGAGATGACGGGGAGCTACATGTTGCTCTGTAATTTATATGCTGGAAATGGAAGGTGGAAAGATTCAGCAAATGTGAGGATATCAGCAAAGACACAGGGTTTGAAAAAAGCTCCAGGACAAAGTTGGATTGAGGTGAAAAAGAAGGTTTATATGTTCTTAGCAGGGCAACCTATGGACTCGGGGATGGAAGATGTTCATATAATGCTTAATATTCTAAGCCTTCATATGGCTAAGGAAGAATTCATGGCCCAAAAGAGCTCTGCTTTACAATGTGCAGAAGAACAAGAATCTTATCTGTATTTGACATCATGA
- the LOC104114894 gene encoding LOB domain-containing protein 22, which translates to MQNQMTTISTPIPNHPHTIHTTFTTANNLNHNYSTKRVNNNNNNNNKNKNVLLRVNGAGQACAACKYQRRKCAPDCVLAPYFPHDRQRQFLNAHKLFGVSNITKIIRHLDQPLKDEAMRTIIFQSDVRANDPVGGCYRIIRDLQRHIDYCKAELDIVLHQLAYCRAQAVAAAASEQQILADHHATEESFNDNNCDGVVNQADPLVNNNASSYDQQTVDYHPHSYYNHTSCQKGEDDQQYDEIQDGQLDLADINFPWSLHEQESTSTSAPNSLMKQLSVYDQCDNIKPILEGISGFGGEGLSFEHDQAFDQHSYSTREHSPIEGRE; encoded by the exons ATGCAGAATCAAATGACCACCATTAGCACCCCCATTCCTAATCACCCCCACACTATTCATACAACATTCACCACTGCTAATAATCTTAATCATAACTATAGTACTAAGCGCgttaacaataacaacaacaacaataacaagaaCAAGAACGTTCTTCTTCGTGTCAACGGTGCAGGCCAAGCTTGTGCTGCGTGCAAATATCAACGTCGGAAGTGTGCCCCGGACTGCGTTCTTGCCCCTTATTTTCCTCACGATCGCCAACGCCAATTCCTCAACGCACATAAATTGTTTGGGGTCAGCAACATTACCAAGATCATTCGCCACCTTGATCAACCTCTAAAAGACGAAGCCATGCGCACCATCATCTTCCAATCCGACGTTCGTGCCAATGACCCTGTTGGTGGTTGTTATCGTATCATTCGAGACCTGCAACGCCACATTGATTATTGCAAAGCAGAGTTGGATATCGTTCTTCATCAACTCGCCTACTGCAGAGCACAGGCTGTTGCTGCTGCTGCCTCAGAACAACAGATATTAGCAGATCATCATGCAACTGAGGAATCATTCAATGATAATAATTGTGATGGTGTCGTGAATCAGGCAGATCCATTGGTGAATAATAATGCATCTTCGTATGATCAACAGACTGTAGACTACCATCCTCATAGTTATTATAATCATACTAGTTGTCAGAAAGGTGAAGATGATCAGCAATATGATGAAATTCAAGATGGCCAATTAGATTTAGCAGATATTAACTTCCCTTGGAGCTTGCACGAACAAGAATCCACGTCTACATCGGCGCCTAATTCTTTGATGAAGCAGCTTTCTGTTTATGACCAATGTGACAATATTAAGCCTATTCTGGAGGGGATTTCAGGTTTTGGAGGAGAAGGCCTAAGTTTCGAACATGACCAAGCCTTTGATCAACACAG CTATTCAACAAGGGAACATAGTCCCATCGAAGGAAGAGAGTGA